From Schistocerca cancellata isolate TAMUIC-IGC-003103 chromosome 6, iqSchCanc2.1, whole genome shotgun sequence, a single genomic window includes:
- the LOC126088185 gene encoding trypsin alpha-4-like — protein sequence MMLRHLLAALCLVSCGLAAPWPVRVRARGDGRIIGGTFTDIASYPWMVSMQINGLHYCGASVISSKWVLTAGHCLYGANIATYSVRAGTTTRESGGVVSAVSYGALHGYYDPNTIDYDISVLQAATPLPIGGNIQIVGLPAQGYDPPGGLAVTITGWGGTASTGPPAPPTMMKVDITVIDRASCVARFGVTDRMICAGEAGKSTCYGDSGGPLVSGSTQVGIVSWGRQQCESDGAVYANVGNLRSWITAAAGV from the exons ATGATGCTGCGCCACCTCCTCGCGGCCCTGTGTCTGGTGTCTTGTGGCCTGGCCGCCCCCTGGCCGGTCAGGGTCAGGGCCAGGGGGGACGGCCGGATAATCGGCGGCACCTTCACCGACATCGCCAGCTACCCGTGGATGGTCTCCATGCAGATCAACGGCCTCCATTATTGCGGGGCGTCCGTCATCAGCAGCAAATGGGTGCTGACCGCCGGCCACTGCCTCTACGGCGCCAACATCGCCACCTACAGTGTGAGGGCCGGCACCACGACACGCGAGAGCGGCGGCGTCGTGTCCGCCGTGTCGTATGGCGCACTGCATGGCTACTACGACCCCAACACGATTGACTACGACATCTCGGTACTGCAG GCAGCCACTCCTCTGCCCATCGGTGGCAACATACAGATCGTGGGTCTCCCTGCCCAAGGCTACGACCCACCAGGCGGGCTCGCAGTCACCATCACTGGCTGGGGCGGCACTGCCTCTACGGGGCCGCCGGCGCCGCCCACGATGATGAAGGTCGACATCACTGTCATCGACCGCGCCAGCTGCGTGGCCAGGTTTGGCGTCACCGACCGCATGATCTGCGCCGGCGAGGCCGGCAAGAGCACCTGCTACGGCGACTCCGGCGGTCCGCTCGTCAGTGGCAGCACTCAGGTCGGCATCGTCTCGTGGGGGAGGCAACAGTGCGAGTCCGACGGCGCCGTCTACGCTAACGTCGGCAACCTCCGGTCCTGGATCACGGCTGCCGCTGGCGTCTGA